The Hahella sp. HNIBRBA332 genome window below encodes:
- a CDS encoding di-heme oxidoredictase family protein, translated as MKTKDSIMDKLLTTLLLLSGTAYAADPGDPREFTQTLQMNGGSAMLRFHSPQALNLRSPTERVYINYRINGSQIQVEELTETAAQTEFETQISGLNDGDRIEYYYTQVLDAQFAELPVDSGWFKYKVGEGFSKPAYPLTFTFGGRFRDRHEGEGRFDHYVAGYTSGTSYIATFKDWGNRLEMTVVTDDPTDNSDIRWSDHIGVPDPLNKQDVCYRAEFDKGGDMEQVNANTWRYVINDVTEGQLIDLEWTFKRASTDQQYYNDIFRIRIGEGHLSQERQHPYFSPGGSTTPNIIQDKQFLFAQHLVNIGGQEMKDFLAGKTLFDTDFGESNPDIALHAPQTKYDCIGDQPSPKQYIDFPQRARTPVTLANQLGPQFNNSSCFACHTNDGRGTPPEPGQPMQSMLLALSVEGTDAHGGPAPHPTYGSQLQDKSVNGGSGEGQASVTYQSITRNHIGGGTYTLHKPIYDWTLDAPINSGDILFSPRIAPQLTGMGLIDAISDATILAFTDPDDANGDGISGKANYVWDRQSQSMRLGKYGWKAGQPSVLQQTAKAAHEDMGIANPIFGNGAEFSMEDLHKIESYVRHLAVPPNLEFFADEASQASKLRGKALFKEANCSGCHIPTMTTSSDFEVASLRNQVIQPFSDFLLHDMGPDLADNRPEYAATGYEWRTPPLWAIGHFAEVNGNARYLHDGRATSIEEAIMWHGGEAAASRDAFSAMSSSEREDLIAYTRFPFVDPVADGGPAVKTPSASIVSPTQGSQVERDVELAFTLRNWEMNVDGRHLHWFVDGVDQGERYDASPITISELSDGEHTIAVKLANADHQFVGGAQVNVKVGGDAPGPDPQPQGITKNADGSVTYAITFAGKMERVQLFVEKNGGPGYFWAPLLKADGGLQNGAQETANSDGSYRYSITHPASHYGPAQTLRHRFYAYSPAAGQLFQPGPGDALGEVFNY; from the coding sequence ATGAAAACCAAAGACTCCATCATGGACAAGCTGCTGACGACTCTACTGCTGCTTTCAGGAACCGCCTACGCCGCTGATCCCGGCGACCCTCGCGAGTTCACGCAAACACTACAGATGAATGGCGGCTCAGCCATGCTGCGCTTCCACTCTCCCCAAGCTCTCAATTTGCGCTCCCCCACGGAGCGGGTATATATCAACTACCGCATCAATGGCTCGCAAATACAGGTTGAAGAACTGACGGAAACCGCAGCACAGACCGAGTTTGAGACCCAGATTTCCGGATTAAACGACGGCGACCGCATTGAGTACTACTACACACAGGTGCTGGACGCCCAGTTCGCAGAGCTGCCGGTGGATAGCGGCTGGTTCAAATACAAAGTCGGCGAAGGTTTTTCAAAGCCCGCCTACCCGCTTACCTTTACCTTCGGCGGCCGTTTTCGCGACCGGCATGAGGGCGAAGGTCGCTTCGATCACTATGTCGCCGGATATACCAGCGGCACCAGCTATATCGCCACCTTCAAAGACTGGGGAAATCGTCTGGAGATGACCGTCGTGACCGACGACCCCACCGACAATAGCGACATCCGCTGGAGTGACCATATCGGCGTGCCCGACCCGCTCAACAAACAGGATGTCTGCTATCGCGCGGAATTCGATAAAGGCGGCGACATGGAGCAGGTCAACGCCAACACCTGGCGCTATGTCATTAATGACGTCACAGAGGGTCAACTGATTGATCTGGAGTGGACGTTCAAACGCGCCAGCACGGACCAACAGTACTACAACGATATTTTTCGCATCCGCATTGGCGAGGGACATCTATCCCAGGAACGCCAGCATCCCTATTTCTCTCCCGGCGGCTCCACCACGCCGAACATTATTCAGGATAAGCAGTTTCTATTCGCCCAGCATCTGGTCAACATCGGCGGTCAGGAAATGAAAGATTTCCTGGCGGGAAAAACGTTGTTCGACACCGACTTTGGCGAGAGCAATCCAGATATCGCCCTGCATGCGCCTCAGACTAAATACGATTGCATCGGCGACCAGCCCTCTCCCAAGCAATATATCGATTTCCCCCAACGGGCGCGCACGCCGGTGACGCTGGCGAACCAGCTGGGGCCGCAGTTTAACAACAGCTCCTGCTTCGCCTGCCATACCAATGACGGCCGCGGAACACCGCCAGAACCCGGACAACCGATGCAATCCATGCTACTGGCGCTCAGTGTCGAGGGAACGGATGCTCATGGCGGCCCTGCGCCGCACCCCACTTACGGTTCACAGTTACAGGACAAAAGTGTGAATGGAGGATCTGGCGAAGGCCAGGCTAGCGTGACTTACCAAAGTATCACTCGCAACCACATTGGCGGGGGAACCTACACCCTGCACAAGCCAATTTACGACTGGACGCTGGACGCCCCCATCAACAGCGGCGATATTCTGTTTTCACCGCGCATTGCGCCGCAGCTGACCGGTATGGGATTGATCGACGCCATCTCTGACGCAACGATATTAGCTTTCACCGATCCTGATGACGCCAATGGCGACGGCATTTCCGGCAAAGCCAACTATGTGTGGGACAGACAGTCGCAAAGCATGCGACTGGGCAAATATGGCTGGAAGGCCGGACAACCCAGCGTATTGCAACAGACCGCCAAGGCCGCTCATGAAGATATGGGGATAGCCAACCCCATATTCGGAAACGGCGCGGAGTTTTCCATGGAAGATCTACACAAGATCGAATCCTACGTACGCCATCTCGCCGTGCCGCCCAACCTGGAGTTTTTCGCCGACGAGGCGTCCCAGGCCAGCAAGCTAAGAGGCAAAGCGCTGTTCAAGGAAGCTAACTGCAGCGGCTGTCATATCCCCACGATGACCACCTCATCGGACTTTGAAGTCGCCTCGCTCCGCAATCAGGTCATCCAGCCCTTCTCCGATTTCCTGTTGCACGACATGGGACCGGATCTTGCCGACAATCGCCCCGAATACGCCGCTACGGGTTATGAGTGGAGAACGCCGCCGCTCTGGGCGATAGGCCACTTCGCGGAAGTTAACGGCAATGCCCGCTATCTACATGACGGTCGCGCCACCTCTATCGAAGAGGCGATTATGTGGCACGGTGGTGAAGCCGCCGCCTCTCGCGACGCCTTCTCCGCCATGTCCTCCTCCGAGCGGGAAGATCTGATCGCCTATACCCGTTTTCCGTTCGTTGATCCTGTCGCAGATGGCGGCCCCGCTGTGAAAACGCCATCGGCGTCGATTGTCTCGCCTACGCAGGGCAGCCAAGTGGAACGCGATGTCGAGCTAGCGTTCACATTGCGCAACTGGGAAATGAACGTTGACGGCCGCCATTTGCACTGGTTCGTGGATGGCGTCGACCAGGGCGAGCGCTATGACGCCTCCCCAATCACTATCTCTGAACTCTCTGACGGCGAACACACCATCGCCGTGAAGCTGGCGAACGCCGACCATCAGTTTGTAGGCGGCGCGCAGGTCAACGTGAAAGTTGGCGGCGATGCGCCCGGACCAGATCCGCAGCCGCAAGGCATTACTAAAAACGCGGATGGCAGCGTCACCTACGCCATCACATTCGCCGGCAAGATGGAGCGCGTACAGTTGTTCGTGGAGAAAAACGGCGGCCCCGGCTATTTCTGGGCTCCCTTGTTGAAAGCGGATGGCGGCTTGCAGAACGGCGCACAGGAGACCGCCAACAGCGACGGCTCCTACCGTTACAGCATCACTCACCCTGCATCGCATTACGGACCGGCGCAGACATTGCGCCATCGCTTCTACGCCTATAGTCCAGCGGCGGGGCAGCTGTTTCAGCCCGGTCCTGGCGACGCGCTGGGCGAGGTGTTCAACTACTGA